A window of the Tachysurus fulvidraco isolate hzauxx_2018 chromosome 6, HZAU_PFXX_2.0, whole genome shotgun sequence genome harbors these coding sequences:
- the prpf40a gene encoding pre-mRNA-processing factor 40 homolog A isoform X3, with the protein MSSTDGNNAPSQAPPFPGVPPSAIPPPFMGPPGIPPHFPPMGMPPMGQRPPNMAPMPGGIIPPPMMPPLGAPPMGQMPGMMPPMMPPMMPPRMPAATLQPTGPPGVSPVDTAATAAPGTTTTNDSPQDDQSKKQKSVWTEHKSVDGKTYYYNTETKQSTWEKPDDLKSPAEQMLSKCPWKEYKSDTGKPYYYNSQTKESRWTKPKELEDLEAMIKAEENGTVDVVAPGTTPTLTAHTDAVLTVPAVPEAVSTIATSVAEEQPSQMPVQGGEGGSEVTVTSPKDTPTTETQASNDTSKEERPELVKKVYKWNTKEEAKQAFKELLKEKGVASNASWEQAMKMIINDPRYSALPKLSEKKQAFNAYKVQTEKEEKEEARIKYKESKETFQRFLENHDKMTSTTRYKKAEQMFGEQEVWSCVPERDRLEIYDDVLFYLAKKEKEQAKQLRKRNWEALKNILDNMANVTYRTTWSEAQQYLLDNPTFAEDEELQNMDKEDALICFEEHIRALEKEEEEEKQKSLLRERRRQRKNRESFQKFLDELHDHGQLHSMSAWMEMYPTISSDIRFTSMLGQPGSTPLDLFKFYVEDLKARYHDEKRIIKDILKDKGFLVEISTSFEDFGSVISSDKRATTLDAGNIKLAFNSLLEKAEAREREREKEEARKMKRKEAAFKSMLKQATPSLEPDATWEGVRERFLKEPAFEDVTLESERKRIFKDFMHVLEHECQHHHSKTKKHSKKSKKHHRKRSRSRSGSESEDDEYHSKKKKRSTSKSPSEHSSSGESERSYKKSKKHKKKGKKRRHKSASPESDGEKDRKGRDKDKDKENDKSRGKNRSESKQKSPKRKAPKEEGGWDTSGSELSEGELEKRRRTLLEQLDAP; encoded by the exons ATG TCCTCTACTGATGGGAATAATGCTCCAAGCCAAGCGCCACCTTTTCCTGGAGTCCCTCCATCAGCAATACCCCCTCCTTTT ATGGGGCCACCTGGAATACCACCTCACTTCCCACCTATGGGAATGCCACCAATGGGTCAGAGGCCCCCAAACATGGCTCCCATGCCTGGAGGCATAATTCCACCACCCATGATGCCTCCGTTGGGTGCTCCTCCAATGGGACAG ATGCCAGGCATGATGCCACCGATGATGCCGCCAATGATGCCACCACGCATGCCTGCAGCGACGTTGCAGCCGACAGGACCG cCTGGTGTTAGTCCTGTGGATACAGCTG CTACTGCTGCACCTGGAACTact ACCACAAACGACTCCCCCCAAGATGACCAGTCTAAAAAG CAGAAATCAGTGTGGACAGAGCATAAGTCTGTTGATGGTAAAACCTATTACTACAACACAGAGACCAAGCAGTCAACCTGGGAGAAACCGGATGATCTTAAGTCACCTGCAGAG CAAATGCTCTCTAAGTGCCCATGGAAAGAGTACAAGTCTGACACTGGGAAGCCTTATTACTACAACTCTCAGACTAAAGAGTCACGCTGGACAAAGCCTAAAGAACTCGAAGACCTTGAAG CAATGATAAAGGCTGAGGAGAATGG gacggtggatgtggtagctccTGGCACTACTCCcactctcacagctcacacAGATGCAGTGCTCACTGTGCCTGCTGTTCCAGAGGCTGTCTCTACCATAGCAACAAGCGTTGCTGAAGAACAGCCATCTCAAATGCCTGTGCAAGGGGGTGAGGGAGGCAGTGAAGTAACTGTGACATCACCCAAGGACACCCCCACGACCGAGACACAGGCcag TAATGACACATCTAAAGAAGAAAGACCAGAGCTTGTGAAGAAGGTGTACAAGTGGAACACCAAAGAGGAAGCGAAGCAGGCTTTCAAAGAACTGCTCAAGGAGAAG gGTGTTGCATCTAATGCGTCCTGGGAGCAAGCCATGAAGATGATCATTAATGACCCTCGTTACAG tgCCCTGCCTAAGCTGAGTGAGAAGAAGCAGGCCTTTAATGCCTACAAGGTTCAGacggagaaggaggagaaagaggaggccAGGATCAAATACAAAGAATCCAAAGAGACATTCCAGCGCTTCCTGGAGAACCACGATAAAATGACCTCCACCACCAGATACAA gaAAGCAGAGCAGATGTTTGGTGAACAGGAAGTGTGGAGCTGTGttccagagagagacaggctgGAGATTTATGATGATGTTCTCTTCTACTTGGCCAAGAAAGAGAAG GAACAAGCCAAGCAACTGAGGAAGAGGAACTGGGAGGCACTGAAAAATATCTTGGATAACATGGCTAATGTCACATACCGCACCACCTGGTCAGAGGCTCAGCAGTACCTGCTAGATAACCCCACGTTTGCTGAGGACGAAGAGCTGCAga ACATGGATAAGGAGGATGCTCTGATCTGCTTCGAGGAACACATTCGTGCTCTggagaaggaagaagaggaggagaaacagaaatctctgctgagagagagacgcagacaGCGCAAAAACAGGGAGTCTTTCCAG AAATTTCTGGATGAGTTACATGACCACGGCCAGCTGCACTCCATGTCGGCATGGATGGAGATGTATCCAACCATCAGTTCAGACATCCGCTTCACTAGCATGTTAGGACAACCGG GCTCTACACCTCTGGACTTGTTCAAGTTCTACGTGGAGGATCTCAAGGCTCGTTATCACGATGAGAAGAGAATCATAAAAGACATCTTAAAG GATAAGGGTTTCCTGGTGGAGATCAGCACCAGCTTTGAAGACTTTGGTTCAGTTATCAGCTCTGACAAGAGGGCCACCACTCTGGATGCAGGCAACATCAAACTAGCCTTCAACAGT CTTCTGGAGAAGGCAGAGgcacgagagcgagagagagaaaaggaagaggCCAGAAAGATGAAGAGGAAAGAGGCAGCCTTCAAGAGCATGCTGAAGCAGGCCACACCCTCATTGGAGCCTGATGCTACATGGGAAGGG GTTAGAGAGAGGTTCCTAAAGGAGCCTGCGTTCGAGGACGTCACTCTGGAGTCAGAAAGAAAGAGGATATTCAAAGATTTTATGCATGTACTAGAg CACGAGTGTCAGCACCATCACTCcaaaaccaagaaacactcgaAGAAATCCAAAAAGCATCACAGGAAACGATCTCGTTCTCGCTCA GGTTCTGAATCTGAGGACGATGAGTATCACTCAAAAAAGAAGAAACGCTCCACATCGAAATCTCCCTCAGAGCACTCTTCCTCAGGGGAATCCG agAGAAGCTATAAAAAATCCAAGAAACACAAGAAGAAGGGAAAGAAGAGAAGACACAAGTCT GCTTCCCCAGAGTCTGATGGAGAAAAGGACAGAAAGGGACGCGATAAAGACAAGGATAAAGAGAACGATAAGTCTAGAGGGAAGAATCGTAGTGAATCCAAACAGAAATCTCCCAAGAGGAAAGCGCCTAAAGAAGAG GGAGGATGGGACACGTCAGGCAGTGAACTGAGTGAAGGAGAGCTGGAGAAGAGGAGACGAACTCTTTTGGAGCAGTTAGATGCACCTTAG
- the prpf40a gene encoding pre-mRNA-processing factor 40 homolog A isoform X4, with protein sequence MSSTDGNNAPSQAPPFPGVPPSAIPPPFMGPPGIPPHFPPMGMPPMGQRPPNMAPMPGGIIPPPMMPPLGAPPMGQMPGMMPPMMPPMMPPRMPAATLQPTGPPGVSPVDTAATAAPGTTTTNDSPQDDQSKKKSVWTEHKSVDGKTYYYNTETKQSTWEKPDDLKSPAEQMLSKCPWKEYKSDTGKPYYYNSQTKESRWTKPKELEDLEAMIKAEENGTVDVVAPGTTPTLTAHTDAVLTVPAVPEAVSTIATSVAEEQPSQMPVQGGEGGSEVTVTSPKDTPTTETQASNDTSKEERPELVKKVYKWNTKEEAKQAFKELLKEKGVASNASWEQAMKMIINDPRYSALPKLSEKKQAFNAYKVQTEKEEKEEARIKYKESKETFQRFLENHDKMTSTTRYKKAEQMFGEQEVWSCVPERDRLEIYDDVLFYLAKKEKEQAKQLRKRNWEALKNILDNMANVTYRTTWSEAQQYLLDNPTFAEDEELQNMDKEDALICFEEHIRALEKEEEEEKQKSLLRERRRQRKNRESFQKFLDELHDHGQLHSMSAWMEMYPTISSDIRFTSMLGQPGSTPLDLFKFYVEDLKARYHDEKRIIKDILKDKGFLVEISTSFEDFGSVISSDKRATTLDAGNIKLAFNSLLEKAEAREREREKEEARKMKRKEAAFKSMLKQATPSLEPDATWEGVRERFLKEPAFEDVTLESERKRIFKDFMHVLEHECQHHHSKTKKHSKKSKKHHRKRSRSRSGSESEDDEYHSKKKKRSTSKSPSEHSSSGESERSYKKSKKHKKKGKKRRHKSASPESDGEKDRKGRDKDKDKENDKSRGKNRSESKQKSPKRKAPKEEGGWDTSGSELSEGELEKRRRTLLEQLDAP encoded by the exons ATG TCCTCTACTGATGGGAATAATGCTCCAAGCCAAGCGCCACCTTTTCCTGGAGTCCCTCCATCAGCAATACCCCCTCCTTTT ATGGGGCCACCTGGAATACCACCTCACTTCCCACCTATGGGAATGCCACCAATGGGTCAGAGGCCCCCAAACATGGCTCCCATGCCTGGAGGCATAATTCCACCACCCATGATGCCTCCGTTGGGTGCTCCTCCAATGGGACAG ATGCCAGGCATGATGCCACCGATGATGCCGCCAATGATGCCACCACGCATGCCTGCAGCGACGTTGCAGCCGACAGGACCG cCTGGTGTTAGTCCTGTGGATACAGCTG CTACTGCTGCACCTGGAACTact ACCACAAACGACTCCCCCCAAGATGACCAGTCTAAAAAG AAATCAGTGTGGACAGAGCATAAGTCTGTTGATGGTAAAACCTATTACTACAACACAGAGACCAAGCAGTCAACCTGGGAGAAACCGGATGATCTTAAGTCACCTGCAGAG CAAATGCTCTCTAAGTGCCCATGGAAAGAGTACAAGTCTGACACTGGGAAGCCTTATTACTACAACTCTCAGACTAAAGAGTCACGCTGGACAAAGCCTAAAGAACTCGAAGACCTTGAAG CAATGATAAAGGCTGAGGAGAATGG gacggtggatgtggtagctccTGGCACTACTCCcactctcacagctcacacAGATGCAGTGCTCACTGTGCCTGCTGTTCCAGAGGCTGTCTCTACCATAGCAACAAGCGTTGCTGAAGAACAGCCATCTCAAATGCCTGTGCAAGGGGGTGAGGGAGGCAGTGAAGTAACTGTGACATCACCCAAGGACACCCCCACGACCGAGACACAGGCcag TAATGACACATCTAAAGAAGAAAGACCAGAGCTTGTGAAGAAGGTGTACAAGTGGAACACCAAAGAGGAAGCGAAGCAGGCTTTCAAAGAACTGCTCAAGGAGAAG gGTGTTGCATCTAATGCGTCCTGGGAGCAAGCCATGAAGATGATCATTAATGACCCTCGTTACAG tgCCCTGCCTAAGCTGAGTGAGAAGAAGCAGGCCTTTAATGCCTACAAGGTTCAGacggagaaggaggagaaagaggaggccAGGATCAAATACAAAGAATCCAAAGAGACATTCCAGCGCTTCCTGGAGAACCACGATAAAATGACCTCCACCACCAGATACAA gaAAGCAGAGCAGATGTTTGGTGAACAGGAAGTGTGGAGCTGTGttccagagagagacaggctgGAGATTTATGATGATGTTCTCTTCTACTTGGCCAAGAAAGAGAAG GAACAAGCCAAGCAACTGAGGAAGAGGAACTGGGAGGCACTGAAAAATATCTTGGATAACATGGCTAATGTCACATACCGCACCACCTGGTCAGAGGCTCAGCAGTACCTGCTAGATAACCCCACGTTTGCTGAGGACGAAGAGCTGCAga ACATGGATAAGGAGGATGCTCTGATCTGCTTCGAGGAACACATTCGTGCTCTggagaaggaagaagaggaggagaaacagaaatctctgctgagagagagacgcagacaGCGCAAAAACAGGGAGTCTTTCCAG AAATTTCTGGATGAGTTACATGACCACGGCCAGCTGCACTCCATGTCGGCATGGATGGAGATGTATCCAACCATCAGTTCAGACATCCGCTTCACTAGCATGTTAGGACAACCGG GCTCTACACCTCTGGACTTGTTCAAGTTCTACGTGGAGGATCTCAAGGCTCGTTATCACGATGAGAAGAGAATCATAAAAGACATCTTAAAG GATAAGGGTTTCCTGGTGGAGATCAGCACCAGCTTTGAAGACTTTGGTTCAGTTATCAGCTCTGACAAGAGGGCCACCACTCTGGATGCAGGCAACATCAAACTAGCCTTCAACAGT CTTCTGGAGAAGGCAGAGgcacgagagcgagagagagaaaaggaagaggCCAGAAAGATGAAGAGGAAAGAGGCAGCCTTCAAGAGCATGCTGAAGCAGGCCACACCCTCATTGGAGCCTGATGCTACATGGGAAGGG GTTAGAGAGAGGTTCCTAAAGGAGCCTGCGTTCGAGGACGTCACTCTGGAGTCAGAAAGAAAGAGGATATTCAAAGATTTTATGCATGTACTAGAg CACGAGTGTCAGCACCATCACTCcaaaaccaagaaacactcgaAGAAATCCAAAAAGCATCACAGGAAACGATCTCGTTCTCGCTCA GGTTCTGAATCTGAGGACGATGAGTATCACTCAAAAAAGAAGAAACGCTCCACATCGAAATCTCCCTCAGAGCACTCTTCCTCAGGGGAATCCG agAGAAGCTATAAAAAATCCAAGAAACACAAGAAGAAGGGAAAGAAGAGAAGACACAAGTCT GCTTCCCCAGAGTCTGATGGAGAAAAGGACAGAAAGGGACGCGATAAAGACAAGGATAAAGAGAACGATAAGTCTAGAGGGAAGAATCGTAGTGAATCCAAACAGAAATCTCCCAAGAGGAAAGCGCCTAAAGAAGAG GGAGGATGGGACACGTCAGGCAGTGAACTGAGTGAAGGAGAGCTGGAGAAGAGGAGACGAACTCTTTTGGAGCAGTTAGATGCACCTTAG